AGTCAGAAGGAAGTGTCGTCAACATCGCGTCGATCTACGGTCTCGTCGCTGGCCCAGGAGCAACTGCCTACGCGACGGCCAAAGGTGGGATCGTCAACTTCACGCGGTCGGTTGCGGTCGATTACGCCAAACAGAACGTCCGGGTCAACAGCATCTGTCCGGGCTTCGTCGAAACTCCGATGACCGAACCAAATTTCAGGGACGAAGAGTTCTACGAGTATGTTCACGGGCAGACTCCAATGGGACGGGTCGCCCAACCGGAGGAAGTTGCCGGCCTCGCGATGTTCCTCGCCTCTGACGAGGCCTCGTACATTACGGGAGCGAACGTCCCTGTTGACGGTGGCTGGACAGCACAGTGACGTGCTTGCACGACTACAGTCGTGGGTTTCCCACTGGTGTCGGCCGGGCAGGTCACTCCTGCAGGGTGGGAATCGAAGCGTTGTGACCGACGGCGCTGACTCCACCACGAAGCCGGTACTCGTGTCCCGTCTGAGGTTTCGAGGAATCTCGTTTTGTGTCGGTCGGCTCGCTGTTTTGGTTTCGGCTCTCGCCGTGGCAACAGCGAGTCGACTGTCGGCTTTCCGCATTCGGGCGTTCCTGCGCGCGGTCGCTCAAGCCAGCTCACGGCGCGATGCCACGACATCAGTCGTGGGTTTTGCCCTGCCTTACATCATCATTATTGTTCATCGAGAACATGGCACGATATGGAAGCCGATCCGTCCACCCGTCCATCGTTCCAGATCACTCACGAGACAACGCCGTCAGAGAAGCTCGTAGCCGGCTTCTCGTCGTTTGGGCTAGCCGGGCTCACCGCAGTCGACTTCCTGACCGATCAACTCGATCTGGAGGAAACCGGCTACATCTCGACTGAGGCGCTTCCGTCGATTACGCCCTTCGAGAACGGCACACCCCGCCACCACACCAGACTCTTTTCTCGATCCGATCTGGATATTACCCTGCTGGTGAACGAGCTGTTCGTACCGCCGTGGGCGGCCGATCCGTTTGCGAAGTCCGTCCTCGAATGGACTGACACGAATACCGTTCAGGAGATCACGATTCTCTCGGGTATCCCTCTTCCCCACGGTCCACAGGAGCACCAGGTGTTCTACGTCGCTACCGAAGATTACCAGAGCGAACAGCTGGCGTCTACCGATATCCCGGCGATGGGCGCTGGATTCCTCGACGGTGTCAATGCTAGCCTCGTCGGTCGCGGGATGGATACCGACCTCCGCGTCGGCGTCTTCGTTACACCAGTCCATCAACGGATCCCGGACGTCGAAGCGGCCCTCCGACTTCTCGTCGCCGCTGAACGGCTGTACGGCCTCGATATCGATACGACAGCCCTCGAACAGTTTGCGCGCGAAATCGAACAGTACTACCGCGGTCTCGAAGATCGATTACAGGCGATGGACCAGACGGACAGTTACGACGACCGGATGTATATGTGACGGCCTCCCAGCGAACTCGACTCTCTTTCGACGGCTCCCTCGATTCATCCGACGAGTGCGACGGCTATTGGAAGCCACGTGTAGGTGAGTACGACGATTGCGACGACGCCGGTCAGTGGAAAGAGAACGACTGGAAGGAGGCTCGTCGCAGGGATCGGGATCGTCTCGGTCACCCACCAGACTGCGATCCAGAGAGTGACTGCGAGCGCTGCGTTTGCGGACGGGGAGACGTCGAACGGTGGAAACAGGAGAAAGCCGGTGCACAGTGCTGGCCCCGGAACCAGTCCGACCTGCTGCCGAGTACGATCCGGAGGGGTTCTGGCGTATATCTGGGGACGTACGATCGGTTTGACGTATCGTCGCGTCGTAGCCATCAGACGCGATCATGTACGACGCTGTTCTGGTGCCCACGGACGGTAGCGATCCGGCAACTGCCGCAGTCGACCGCGCGATCGCGATCGCCGAGCGGTTCGACGCGTCCCTTCACGTGATCCACGTCGCTGAGCTCGTCGACGTCCCGGCGGACGTCGAGACGGAAGCGCGCGACGCACTCGCCGACCGTGCGGAGTCGATCTTGACCCCGATAGCGGAACGAGCGACTGCGGCCGGCCTGGCGGTCTCGACCGAGGTGGTCGAGACGGCCGATCCGGTACACAGTACCGTCCTCGACTACGCGGACGACCACGACGTGGACCTGATCGTGATGGGAACGCACGGTCGCTCCGGCCTCGACCGCATCATCCTGGGGAGCGTCGCCGAGCGGACGCTACGCACTGCCCGGACGCCAGTGCTCGTCGTCCCGGACGAAGACGATCAGGACTGGGACGTCGAGAGCGTGCTGGTCCCGACAGACGGCAGCGACGGGGCCGACGCCGCTGCCGACCACGCCATCGATCTCTGCGAGGCCACTGACGCGGCGTTGCACGCCGTCAACGTCGTCGACCTCAGGGCGTTCTGGGGCGACGTCGGCAGCGTCACCATCCTGGACACGCTGGAAACGGTCGGAGAGGAGGCCGTTGACGACGTCGCTCGCCGCGCCGAAGCGGCCGGCCTGCAGTCCGTCGAGACGTCCGTGCTCAGCGGGACGCCAGCCCGGGCGATTGTCGACTACGCCGACGACCACGACGTGGACCTGATCGTGATGGGTACCCAGGGCCGCTCCGGCCTCGACCGGTACCTGCTGGGCAGCGTCGCCGAGCACGTCGTTCGCCTGGCGGACCGGCCGGTCATGACGCTCGCGTCGGGGAACGACGAGTGATCGGCCCGTCAGTGTCCATCTGTCCTCGCGGTCCAATTCGTCCGGGTGATCCGCCTCGATCTGGGAGCGCCCAGTCGTTCGCCGTACACGTGCCAGTCCAGTTCTGACGGCCGGCTGCGGAGCGAATACCCTGGTGAGACACAGCTGATTACCAGAATGCATCGTCTCTGGACCAGTGATAACTAGTATCAATACTACTTTATTACCCCTTCCGACCTCTACCCAAGTAGGAAGTTTCCTTCCGTAATCATGACTGCTTCACCGATCTCCACTGACGCCCGCAATACCTTCGAGAGTACCATCGGCGGCTACACGGTCGGCGGCCGTGCCCACAGCCTGTCGGCCTGGTTCGTCCTCGCCCTCCGGCTGATGATGGGCTACGCGTTCGCCTATTCAGGATTCACCAAGATCGTCGCCGCGGAGCCGTTCAGCGCCGGCGGGTACCTGTCCAACGTCGCAGCGACCAACGGC
This region of Halomicrobium urmianum genomic DNA includes:
- a CDS encoding proteasome assembly chaperone family protein yields the protein MEADPSTRPSFQITHETTPSEKLVAGFSSFGLAGLTAVDFLTDQLDLEETGYISTEALPSITPFENGTPRHHTRLFSRSDLDITLLVNELFVPPWAADPFAKSVLEWTDTNTVQEITILSGIPLPHGPQEHQVFYVATEDYQSEQLASTDIPAMGAGFLDGVNASLVGRGMDTDLRVGVFVTPVHQRIPDVEAALRLLVAAERLYGLDIDTTALEQFAREIEQYYRGLEDRLQAMDQTDSYDDRMYM
- a CDS encoding universal stress protein translates to MYDAVLVPTDGSDPATAAVDRAIAIAERFDASLHVIHVAELVDVPADVETEARDALADRAESILTPIAERATAAGLAVSTEVVETADPVHSTVLDYADDHDVDLIVMGTHGRSGLDRIILGSVAERTLRTARTPVLVVPDEDDQDWDVESVLVPTDGSDGADAAADHAIDLCEATDAALHAVNVVDLRAFWGDVGSVTILDTLETVGEEAVDDVARRAEAAGLQSVETSVLSGTPARAIVDYADDHDVDLIVMGTQGRSGLDRYLLGSVAEHVVRLADRPVMTLASGNDE